In Sphaerisporangium krabiense, the DNA window CGGCCAGCACCTTGCTGCCGGCCTTCAGCTCGCTGAGGTAGTGCGTGCGTTCGTCCTTGGACAGGGTGTAGGAGTGGATCGCGCCGGCGTTGACCCGGAAGGGACGGGTCGGCATGTAGGGCAGAGGGTGGGTCTCGCTGACGCACAGGATCATGCCCTTGGAGTGCGAGCCCACCAGGATGCCCTCGTCCTCCCGGAAGTACGTGCAGGTGTCCACGCAGGCGCGCTCGCCCATGCCGATGTGCTCGGTCCTGCGCACCTCCAGCTCCACCAGGCCGAGGGCCGGGGTCTCGGCCTGGGCGGCGGCCTTGAGCCGCGCCGCGTCGCCGACCTGGGCGGGGGCCATCATGACGCCGTCCGATCCGTGCTCGAGCACGCCGAAGATGATCTCGGCCTCGGGCACGTCCTGGGCGACGGTGACGATGTTGCCGCTCGCCCGGGCCGCCGCCGCGATCACGATCTCCAGCGGGATCTTGGTCGGGTCGCGGAACAGCAGCACGCTCCACTTCTCGGTGCGGGCCGCGTCGTTGGCCTCCTCCAGCGTCGGCGCGTCGACGATCTCCACGAACCGGCCGAACTCGACGTCCGGGTGCCGCACGGCGAGCTCCGCCGGCGTGGTCCCGTGGGTCCTCGGATCGACGATGACGACCGAGGCGTCGCCGAACTCGGCCGGCATCTCCCCCGGGCGGGGGAACAGCACCTTGGTGACCGTCGGGGGCAGGTCCGCCAGATCGGCGGTGTCGTCCGCCACGACGCCGTCGAGGCGGTGGTGCAGGGCCTCCTGCAGGATCGCCTCGCGGGCCTCGCCCAGGGAGCGGATGTCGAGCCAACTCAGCTTCATCGCAAGTCTCCTCAAGTGGTCGGGGGGATCGGCCGGCGTCTACGCCGCCGGTGACGTCACGGCGCCCACGCCGGTGAGCCGGTGCGGGTGGATCCGGTCGGCGATCTTCGCCGCCATCACGCCGGGCTCGGGAGCGAGAAAGATGTTGCGGCCCATCGCGACGCCGGCGGCCCCGCCGCGCAGCGCGTCGTCCACGTACGCCAGCACGTTGTCGGCGTCGGGATCCCGCGGACCGCCGACGACGACGACCGGGATCGGCGACAGGCTCGTGACGGCCCGCATGTCGGAGACCGCCTCGGGGCAGACGGTCTTGACGATGTCGGCCCCGAGGTCCGCGGCGAGCGTGACCGCGTGCGCGACCAGCTCGGCCTTGCGCGGGTCGGCGATGTGCGGGCCGCGCGGGTACATCATCGCCAGCAGCGGCACGTTCCAGCGGTCGCACGCCTCGGCGACGGCCGCCATGTCGGCGATCTGCCGCCGTTCCTCCTCCGACCCGAGGTTGACGTGGACGCTGACCGCGTCGGCGCCGAGCCTGAGGCTCTCCTCGACGCTGGCGACCAGGTACTTGGCGTTGGGATCGGGCGCGTGCACGGTGCTCGCGCTGAGGTGCACGATGAGGGACATGCGCGTGAACCGCTCGGGGGCGACGTAGCGCAGGCTTCCCTTGTGCAGGACCACCGCGTCGACGCCGTTGCCGGCGAGCAGGCCGAGCAGCCGGTCGAGATCGCGTCCCCCGGTCACCGGCCCCTCGGTCACCGAGTGGTCCAGCGGGACGATGAAGAGCCCGTCGTCCCCGCCGCGGTGCATCCGGCGCAGCCGCACCTCACGAGCGAACGGATTGCTCACCCTCATGGTCTTCTCTCCTCACTTGTCCGCCGGGTGGTGGCAGGGTCAGACCGGCACCGGGGAGGTGAACCCCGCGCCGGCGCCGAGCGACTCGAGGCCGAACTCCCGGTGCAGCAGCCGCGCCGCCCGCGCGGCGGCCCCGGCGGGCACGGTCATCGAGATGCGCAGTTGCGAGGTCGCGACCGCGTTCGTGGCGATGTCGGCGCGGCGCAGGCGCCGCAGGGCGCGCGCCGCGCACTCCGGGCTCGTGAGCAGCCCTTGGCCGACGACGGAGACCTTGGCGACGCCGCCGTCGATCTCCGGCGGGCCGCCGTGGAAGGCGGAGGTGACGAACGCCCGCAGCGCGTCGACGTCCGCGTCCGCCACCGTCAGTCCGACCCGGATCCCGTCGTCCACGTCGTGCAGCGTCGCCATGTCGACGAAAATGGATTCGCGGGCGAAGAAATCGAACAACTGTGCCGTCGCCTCCGCGTCGGGCAGAAGCAGGCCGACGCGGGCGACCTTGGTGTCGACCGCGACGCCGGTGACGAATCCGCTGGACTCCAGCATGTCTCTCCTGTCGTCGTCACGGGCCGCGATCACGCTTCCCGGACCCGGTCTCGTCGAATGGAGAACGTGAATGTCCACGCCGTGCACGGCCGCGAGATCGACGGCACGGGAGTGCAGGACCTGGGCGCCCGCCAATGACATTTCGGCCATCACGTCCACGTCGATGAAAGGGACGCGCGAGGCCGACGGGATGAGCCTGGGGTCGGCGGTGTAAACGCCGTCGACGTCCGTGTAGATCTCACACCGGCCGGCGCCGAGCTCCGCGGCGATCGCGACCGCCGTGGTGTCGGAGCCGCCCCGTCCCAGCGTGATGAGGTCGAGCCGCTCGTTCATCCCCTGGAACCCGGCGACCACGGCGACCGCCTCCGAGGCGAGCACGCGGGCGATCGGCTCGGTGTCGACGGCGACGATGACCCCGCGTCCGTATGCTCCGGTGGCGAGGATGCCGGTCTGGACGCCGCTCAGGGAGTGGGCGGGAACCCCGGCTCCGCGCAGGGCGAGGGCCAGCAGCGCCGCCGACGTCGTCTCGCCCGTGCCGAGGAGCTGGTCGACCTCGCGGCCGGTTCGCGCCGCGCCGATCTCACCCGCGAGCCGGAGCAGGTCGTCGGTCGTGTCCCCACGGGCCGAGACGACGACGACAACGGAGTTTTCCACGGCGCTCTCGCGCACGCGGTTCGCCACGGCCTGGATCTGCTCCAGCGTGGCGAGTGAACTTCCACCGTATTTCTGAACGATAGGAACTCTGAGCGAACTCCACTGTTCTGTTCCGTGCGAGCGAGGCATCGGCAGCTCCCTCTTTTCCATCAACGAGGACAACTCTGCCGAAGTACCGCATCACACGTATATCAAGAAAATATTAGCTAATAGCGCAAACTCCGATTTACCACGCCATAACGGCGGAACGCACTCCTCGTGCGGCGGCCTCCCGGCCCGGAACGCGCTGGATGGTTCGCCTCCGCCGGTAT includes these proteins:
- a CDS encoding 2-amino-3,7-dideoxy-D-threo-hept-6-ulosonate synthase, with the translated sequence MRVSNPFAREVRLRRMHRGGDDGLFIVPLDHSVTEGPVTGGRDLDRLLGLLAGNGVDAVVLHKGSLRYVAPERFTRMSLIVHLSASTVHAPDPNAKYLVASVEESLRLGADAVSVHVNLGSEEERRQIADMAAVAEACDRWNVPLLAMMYPRGPHIADPRKAELVAHAVTLAADLGADIVKTVCPEAVSDMRAVTSLSPIPVVVVGGPRDPDADNVLAYVDDALRGGAAGVAMGRNIFLAPEPGVMAAKIADRIHPHRLTGVGAVTSPAA
- a CDS encoding 3-dehydroquinate synthase II, which produces MKLSWLDIRSLGEAREAILQEALHHRLDGVVADDTADLADLPPTVTKVLFPRPGEMPAEFGDASVVIVDPRTHGTTPAELAVRHPDVEFGRFVEIVDAPTLEEANDAARTEKWSVLLFRDPTKIPLEIVIAAAARASGNIVTVAQDVPEAEIIFGVLEHGSDGVMMAPAQVGDAARLKAAAQAETPALGLVELEVRRTEHIGMGERACVDTCTYFREDEGILVGSHSKGMILCVSETHPLPYMPTRPFRVNAGAIHSYTLSKDERTHYLSELKAGSKVLAVDVKGQTRMVTVGRVKIETRPLISIDAVAPNGQEVNLILQDDWHVRVLGPGGAVLNSTELRPGDVVLGYLPSEDRHVGYPISEFCLEK
- a CDS encoding aspartate kinase is translated as MEKRELPMPRSHGTEQWSSLRVPIVQKYGGSSLATLEQIQAVANRVRESAVENSVVVVVSARGDTTDDLLRLAGEIGAARTGREVDQLLGTGETTSAALLALALRGAGVPAHSLSGVQTGILATGAYGRGVIVAVDTEPIARVLASEAVAVVAGFQGMNERLDLITLGRGGSDTTAVAIAAELGAGRCEIYTDVDGVYTADPRLIPSASRVPFIDVDVMAEMSLAGAQVLHSRAVDLAAVHGVDIHVLHSTRPGPGSVIAARDDDRRDMLESSGFVTGVAVDTKVARVGLLLPDAEATAQLFDFFARESIFVDMATLHDVDDGIRVGLTVADADVDALRAFVTSAFHGGPPEIDGGVAKVSVVGQGLLTSPECAARALRRLRRADIATNAVATSQLRISMTVPAGAAARAARLLHREFGLESLGAGAGFTSPVPV